The window AAAGTCTTGAAGAATCATGATAAACAGTACAATCTGACAAATGTCCTCAAGAAGGAACTACATTTACTTTCTTACTCTCATGccttcttacttgcatgtttccTATCCCTCACCTTGTCTCAGGTTTCTAAGTTCAAAgctgcacttaaaaaaaataagggTGGCACATTAAAAATTCTAGATAcatatatttttcttttccaaTTCCCATGTTGTTTTGTACCTGCAGGTTCCTGCTTCTGGGTTGCAGTTCTGAATGGCAATGTGGTGGGCATTGTTGCCGCAAGAGGCAATGAGGAAGACAACACAGTGGAGCTGCGTCGCATGTCTGTTGACTCCAAATACCGTGGTAAAGGGATTGCCAAAGCTTTGGGTCGCAAGGTGCTGGAGTTTGCGATGGTCAATAATTATTCATCCATTGTACTAGGAACTACAGCAGTGAAAGTGGCAGCCCACAAATTATATGAGTCTTTAGGATTCAAGCATGTGGGTGTTGTTGAACACTACACTCTGCCTGGGATGACACATTCTATGCTAGAGCGAATGTTTTTCCAGCTTCGCTACCACCGCTACTGCCTGCAGCTGCGCGAAGAATAAAAAGGCCTCAACTTAATTTTGTTCCTCCCCCTAAATCAGTGTTTTGTGGGAGTTTTGTCATTGTTTATTTGCagattacattttatttttatgttcctTCATTTCATTGAGTTCATTTGCTTTGTACAGATTTCTTGTACAAACAAAGGGTCATTCGTTTCTGACATGCTTGTAGAGTGATGGTGCTAATGCTGGAGGTCCTGTTGGCTGTCCTTAATGCATACATTTGTTCAGTGACCAAGGGGGTCAAGATggattctctcccacccaccccctcagtCTTCTCTTGCCCAGGTTACCTACATAAGCACAGAGACTTTAAATACATAACAGTGCTGCTTGTCTGGTGTGTGTAAATAGTCTACCCCCTTCCCTGAAATTTCAAAAGGTGTAGTGATAAACTTCGGGATACAGCTAAGTGGAGAAATTTTACTTGAA of the Hemicordylus capensis ecotype Gifberg chromosome 3, rHemCap1.1.pri, whole genome shotgun sequence genome contains:
- the NAT8L gene encoding N-acetylaspartate synthetase isoform X2; translation: MHYLSPKMVCETKIVAEDHESISGAKKETIIVSSSQMWPSLMGLPSSSPASLSTPMDEGDKKEGVCIREFHPSEQEVVRRIFYEGIMERIPNTAFRGLKDQPFTQLVYGTMAGSCFWVAVLNGNVVGIVAARGNEEDNTVELRRMSVDSKYRGKGIAKALGRKVLEFAMVNNYSSIVLGTTAVKVAAHKLYESLGFKHVGVVEHYTLPGMTHSMLERMFFQLRYHRYCLQLREE